In Neovison vison isolate M4711 chromosome 11, ASM_NN_V1, whole genome shotgun sequence, one genomic interval encodes:
- the HS3ST1 gene encoding heparan sulfate glucosamine 3-O-sulfotransferase 1: MVTSRAALLLGAVLLVAQLQLVPSRPDTPGAEPGQLELARRGATLQGEGQEGAAPNGSAQQLPHTIIIGVRKGGTRALLEMLSLHPDVAAAENEVHFFDWEEHYSQGLGWYLGQMPFSSPHQLTVEKTPAYFTSPKVPERVHSMNPGIRLLLILRDPSERVLSDYTQVFYNHVQKRKPYPSIEEFLVRDGRLNVGYKALNRSLYHVHLQNWLRFFPLHRIHIVDGDRLIRDPFPEIQKVERFLKLSPQINASNFYFNKTKGFYCLRDGGRDRCLHESKGRAHPQVDPRLLNKLHEYFHEPNKKFFELVGRTFDWH, translated from the coding sequence ATGGTGACCAGCAGGGCCGCACTGCTCCTGGGCGCGGTGCTGCTAGTGGCCCAGCTCCAGCTAGTGCCTTCCCGCCCCGACACGCCCGGGGCCGAGCCGGGTCAGCTGGAGCTGGCACGCAGAGGGGCCACCCTCCAGGGCGAGGGCCAGGAAGGTGCGGCCCCCAACGGCTCGGCCCAGCAGCTGCCTCACACCATCATCATCGGTGTGCGCAAGGGCGGCACGCGCGCACTGTTGGAGATGCTCAGCTTGCACCCCGACGTGGCAGCTGCCGAGAACGAGGTCCACTTCTTCGACTGGGAGGAGCACTACAGCCAAGGCCTAGGCTGGTACCTGGGCCAGATGCCCTTCTCGTCCCCGCACCAGCTCACAGTGGAGAAAACCCCAGCGTACTTCACGTCGCCCAAAGTGCCTGAGCGTGTCCACAGCATGAACCCGGGCATCCGGCTGCTGCTCATCCTGCGAGACCCGTCCGAGCGCGTGCTGTCGGACTACACCCAAGTGTTCTACAACCACGTGCAGAAGCGCAAGCCCTATCCGTCCATCGAGGAGTTCCTGGTGCGTGACGGCCGGCTCAACGTGGGCTACAAGGCGCTCAACCGCAGCCTCTACCATGTGCACTTGCAGAACTGGCTGCGCTTCTTCCCGCTGCACCGCATTCACATCGTCGATGGCGACCGCCTCATCAGGGACCCTTTCCCGGAGATCCAGAAGGTTGAGCGGTTCCTGAAGCTGTCGCCGCAGATCAACGCCTCGAACTTTTACTTTAACAAAACCAAGGGCTTCTACTGCCTGCGGGACGGGGGCCGGGACCGCTGCTTGCACGAGTCCAAAGGCCGGGCACACCCCCAAGTCGACCCTAGACTCCTCAATAAACTGCACGAATATTTTCACGAGCCAAATAAGAAATTCTTCGAGCTTGTGGGCAGGACATTTGACTGGCACTGA